In a genomic window of Balaenoptera ricei isolate mBalRic1 chromosome 3, mBalRic1.hap2, whole genome shotgun sequence:
- the DCAF15 gene encoding DDB1- and CUL4-associated factor 15 translates to MAPSSKSERNSGTGSGGGGPGGAGGKRATGRRREHVLKQLERVKISGQLSPRLFRKLPPRVCVSLKNIVDEDFLYAGHIFLGFSKCGRYVLSYTSSSGDDDFSFYIYHLYWWEFNVHSKLKLVRQVRLFQDEEIYSDLYLTVCEWPSDASKVIVFGFNTRSANGMLMNMMMMSDENHRDIYISTVAVPPPGRCAACRDASRAHPGDPSAQCLRHGFMLHTKYQVVYPFPTFQPAFQLKKDQVVLLNTSYSLVACAVSVHSAGDSSFCQILYDHTTYPPAPPSPPGPQSPEMPPVLPTLCPEAAPARPSGAPEHSPAIAKAKEFVADIFRRAKEAKGGTSEEVRPPPCPGPSSSRCRLPSEPLAPGGEAVPRDSPLAAEVPASEPGYVNYTKLYYVLGSGEGTEPEDELEDDKISLPFVVTDLRGRNLRPMREQTAVQGQYLTVEQLTLDFEYVINEVIRHDATWGHQFCSFSDYDIVILEVCPETNQVLINIGLLLLAFPSPTEEGQLRPKTYHTSLKVAWDLNTGIFVTVSVGDLTEVKGQTSGSVWSSYRKSCVDMVMKWLVPESSGRYVNRMTNEALHKGCSLKVLADSERYTWIVL, encoded by the exons ATGGCGCCCAGCTCGAAATCGGAGCGGAACAGCGGGACcgggagcggcggcggcggccccgggGGTGCCGGGGGGAAGCGGGCAACGGGGCGGCGGCGGGAGCACGTCCTCAAGCAGCTGGAGCGGGTCAAG ATCAGTGGGCAGCTCTCTCCTCGTCTCTTCCGGAAGCTGCCACCCAGGGTCTGCGTCTCTCTCAAGAACATCGTGGATGAAGACTTTCTCTACGCAGG ACACATCTTCCTGGGCTTTTCCAAGTGCGGCCGTTATGTTCTCTCCTACACCAGCAGCAGCGGGGACGACGACTTCTCTTTCTACATCTACCACTTGTACTGGTGGGAGTTCAACGTCCACAGCAAGCTCAAGCTG GTCCGGCAGGTACGGCTCTTCCAGGATGAGGAGATCTACAGTGACCTGTACCTGACCGTGTGCGAGTGGCCCAGTGACGCCTCCAAGGTCATTGTCTTCGGCTTCAA CACTCGCTCAGCCAACGGCATGCTCATGAACATGATGATGATGAGCGATGAGAACCACCGGGACATCTACATCAGCACCGTGGCCGTGCCGCCGCCAGGACGCTGCGCCGCCTGCCGGGACGCCAGCCGCGCCCACCCAG GTGACCCGAGCGCGCAGTGCCTGCGGCATGGCTTCATGCTGCACACCAAGTACCAGGTGGTCTACCCCTTCCCCACTTTCCAGCCCGCCTTCCAGCTCAAGAAGGACCAGGTGGTGCTGCTCAACACCAGCTACTCCCTGGTGGCCTGCGCCGTCTCGGTCCACTCGGCAG GTGATAGCAGCTTCTGCCAAATCCTGTATGATCACACCACCTAccccccggcccctcccagcccccctggGCCCCAGAGCCCAGAAATGCCCCCTgtcctccccaccctctgccccgaAGCGGCCCCAGCCCGGCCCTCTGGGGCCCCCGAGCACTCGCCTGCCATCGCCAAAGCCAAGGAGTTTGTGGCTGACATCTTCCGCAGGGCCAAAGAGGCCAAGGGTGGGACCTCGGAGGAAGTCCGGCCACCCCCTTGCCCGGGGCCCTCGAGCAGCCGCTGCCGCCTGCCCTCTGAGCCCCTAGCCCCAGGTGGGGAGGCGGTGCCCCGGGACAGCCCCCTTGCAGCAGAGGTGCCCGCCTCCGAGCCTGGATATGTCAACTACACCAAGCTGTATTATGTGTTGGGGTCCGGTGAGGGGACGGAGCCAGAGGATG AGTTGGAGGACGACAAGATCTCTCTGCCCTTTGTGGTGACTGATCTCCGCGGCCGCAACCTACGGCCCATGCGGGAGCAGACTGCCGTCCAG GGTCAGTACCTGACAGTGGAGCAGCTCACACTGGACTTCGAGTATGTCATCAACGAGGTCATCCGCCATGATGCCACTTGGGGTCACCAGTTCTGTTCCTTCAGCGACTACGATATTGTCATCCTGGAG GTCTGCCCAGAAACCAACCAGGTCCTCATTAACATTGGCCTGCTGCTCCTGGCATTCCCGTCCCCCACCGAGGAGGGCCAGCTCCG ACCAAAGACCTATCACACCAGCCTCAAGGTGGCATGGGACCTCAACACGGGCATCTTTGTGACAGTCAGCGTGGGCGACCTCACTGAGGTCAAAGGGCAGACCAG CGGCAGCGTCTGGAGCTCATACCGCAAGAGCTGCGTGGACATGGTCATGAAGTGGCTGGTGCCTGAGAGCAGCGGCCGTTACGTCAACAGGATGACCAACGAGGCGCTGCACAAAG GGTGCTCACTGAAGGTTCTGGCGGACAGTGAGCGATACACGTGGATTGTGCTGTGA